In Humulus lupulus chromosome 6, drHumLupu1.1, whole genome shotgun sequence, a single genomic region encodes these proteins:
- the LOC133783655 gene encoding rust resistance kinase Lr10-like, with product MVSMVTSRGGLLLFSIIILLLGGTAARRCSHDEPPIRFPFRVVEEERSGSVFPVETDSHAYPVGFDISNQFLNRQSSKSSKSCPSATFLNLPSLDAQLKVTNIDYVSQEIQMEYDPDIECLLTLLLLSENKISSSRPFKFPFQLKYDRRKNYTSYAVFNCSYTSHIFSFQIRFAALDCFLLMMRLMRIGTWAVPRYLVKPIAWDANLNDIAMTKLSVSTDLYTKKSKHIYIYIFFYVFNLRAVVVLAAAAASFYLYTIYEKDKEYRIRIGKFLEDYIAQKPSRYTYSDIKKITNRFKDKLGEGAYGTVFKGKLSNEILVAVKILNNSSKANNGEEFLNEVATIGQIHHVNVVRLVGYCAEGFRRALIYEFLPIGSLHNYISLEASRSGDRSPLSWEKLQEIAISVAKGIEYLHQGCDQRILHFDIKPHNVLLDHNFKPKISDFGLAKLCSKDQSLVSMTTVRGTVGYMAPEVFSKNFGNVSYKEDVYSFGMLLLEIVGRRKNTTETDEIYYPEWIYNLLEVGEDLRIQIENEEDNKIAKKLAIVGLWCIQWHSVGRPTMKVVVQMLEGEEALHMPPNPFVSTGQSNTHTTIPSRIMTPELETIVE from the exons ATGGTGAGCATGGTCACCTCTCGTGGTGGTTTGTTGTTGTTTTCCATCATCATATTATTATTAGGAGGAACAGCCGCGAGGAGGTGTTCTCATGACGAACCACCGATTAGATTCCCTTTCCGAGTCGTAGAAGAAGAAAGAAGTGGTTCCGTATTCCCAGTCGAAACAGACAGTCATGCCTATCCAGTCGGTTTCGATATATCCAATCAGTTTCTAAACAGACAGTCTTCCAAGTCTTCCAAGTCATGCCCATCTGCCACTTTTCTGAATCTTCCAAGTCTTGATGCCCAATTAAAAGTAACAAACATAGACTATGTTTCACAGGAAATCCAAATGGAATATGATCCAGATATTGAATGCCTTTTGACACTACTACTGCTTTCGGAAAATAAGATTAGTAGTAGTCGACCATTTAAATTTCCGTTCCAATTGAAATATGATCGTCGAAAGAATTACACAAGCTACGCTGTCTTCAATTGCTCTTACACAAGCCATATTTTTTCATTCCAAATTCGCTTTGCAGCCTTAGATTGTTTCCTTCTAATGATGAGATTAATGAGGATTGGAACATGGGCTGTACCAAGAT ATCTTGTGAAGCCAATCGCATGGGATGCAAATTTAAACGACATAGCCATGACGAAGTTGAGTGTTTCCACAGACCTATACACAAAAAAG agtaaacatatatatatatatatattcttttatgTGTTTAATTTGCGTGCAGTTGTGGTGTTAGCGGCGGCAGCTGCATCATTTTATCTTTACACAATATACGAAAAAGATAAAGAATATCGGATAAGAATTGGAAAGTTTTTAGAGGATTATATTGCTCAAAAACCATCAAGATATACTTATTCTGACATTAAGAAGATTACAAATCGTTTCAAGGATAAGTTGGGCGAAGGAGCCTATGGAACAGTGTTCAAAGGAAAGCTTTCCAATGAGATTTTGGTAGCTGTGAAGATCCTAAACAATTCATCAAAGGCAAATAATGGAGAAGAGTTCTTGAATGAAGTGGCTACAATTGGTCAAATTCACCATGTGAACGTGGTTCGCTTGGTTGGATATTGTGCCGAAGGATTTAGAAGAGCTCTCATCTATGAATTCTTACCAATTGGTTCGCTTCATAACTATATATCCTTAGAAGCCAGTCGAAGTGGAGACCGTTCACCACTTAGTTGGGAAAAATTACAAGAAATTGCCATAAGCGTTGCCAAGGGAATTGAGTATCTCCATCAAGGTTGCGATCAACGAATCCTTCATTTTGATATCAAACCACACAATGTATTGTTGGACCACAACTTCAAACCAAAAATTTCCGATTTTGGGTTAGCTAAGTTGTGTTCTAAGGATCAAAGTTTGGTATCAATGACTACAGTTAGAGGAACTGTAGGGTATATGGCACCAGAAGTATTCTCTAAAAACTTTGGAAATGTGTCCTATAAGGAAGATGTTTACAGTTTCGGAATGTTGTTGTTGGAAATTGTAGGAAGGCGGAAGAATACAACTGAAACAGATGAAATTTATTATCCAGAGTGGATATATAATCTCTTAGAAGTAGGAGAAGATCTTCGAATACAAATTGAAAACGAGGAAGACAACAAAATTGCTAAGAAACTTGCAATTGTAGGACTGTGGTGCATCCAGTGGCACTCAGTGGGACGTCCAACGATGAAAGTTGTTGTCCAAATGTTAGAAGGTGAAGAAGCTCTCCACATGCCGCCAAATCCATTTGTGTCAACAGGCCAATCAAATACACATACAACGATACCATCAAGAATAATGACGCCTGAG
- the LOC133781419 gene encoding probable receptor-like protein kinase At5g39020 has product MEALHLILITIITILHEISSTHSSNYNTTTMTTANCSSSSCGDVHNIVFPFRLETDPSSSRCAPSWACYEDFIDLSCENNKLFTHYGYGLVRAINSKNFTIRLVDPNLRKGDCSSIPMQLTESFRYYDFELETRVRNGDKFRRYQLSEFVLYLSCENKVYNNSLYIDTAPCINSSTFSKQNPKGRFVYVVYASGFKYSDLADSCQIVRSAVVSAKDGDEKRKKMSYRNIHDEFTNGFELSYLPKMAINAASQKETVRPFRNIDEMSCFSIGGTRFLMLCRLWDIIKDFLLYNIIPAFIIERLKQIVEILAPRTTIGISFMIGLVIYKWRRRHLSAYDGIEKFLQSQNNLIPIRYAYSDIKKMSKDFKIKLGEGGFGSVYKGTLCSGHFVAIKMLGKSKNSSWQDFINEVSTIGRIHHVNVVRLVGFCVEGSKRALVYEYMPNGSLNNHIFLIDQEINNSLCDGKIFDISLGIARGIEYLHQGCDMQILHFDIKPHNILLDENFIPKISDFGLARLCPLENSIVSLTAVRGTTGYIAPELFYKNIGGVSHKADVYSFGMLLIEMASRRKNLNTQAEHSSQIYFPLWVYDHVKKERMIEQEDITNEEHEEEITKKMIVVALWCIQLKPCDRPSMSKVIEMLEGDVECLEMPPKPCLYPQESYNNAEATTEDT; this is encoded by the exons ATGGAAGCCCTTCATCTTATTCTGATCACGATCATAACTATACTCCATGAGATCAGCAGTACTCATAGTAGTAATTATAATACTACTACTATGACTACTGCtaattgttcttcttcttcttgtggaGATGTCCACAATATAGTCTTCCCTTTCCGACTAGAAACAGATCCATCCAGCTCCCGCTGCGCACCAAGCTGGGCGTGCTACGAGGATTTCATTGATCTTTCTTGCGAGAACAACAAGTTGTTTACCCACTACGGATATGGCTTAGTTCGGGCGATCAATTCAAAGAACTTCACAATTAGACTTGTGGACCCTAATCTCCGCAAGGGTGATTGCTCATCCATCCCTATGCAACTGACAGAGAGCTTCCGTTATTATGATTTTGAACTAGAAACCAGGGTTAGAAACGGTGACAAGTTTAGAAGATATCAACTTTCAGAGTTTGTATTATACTTGAGTTGTGAAAACAAGGTGTACAATAATTCTCTGTACATAGACACAGCTCCTTGCATAAATAGCTCTACTTTCTCCAAGCAAAATCCCAAAGGTCGGTTCGTATATGTGGTGTATGCTTCTGGCTTCAAGTATTCTGATCTCGCCGACTCCTGCCAAATAGTCCGCTCGGCTGTCGTATCTGCCAAAGATGGCGatgagaagaggaagaagatgtcCTACCGAAACATCCACGATGAGTTTACCAATGGCTTTGAGTTGTCGTATCTGCCAAAGATGGCGATCAATGCAGCTTCTCAAAAAGAAACCGTAAGGCCATTTCGCAACATCGATGAAATGTCCTGCTTCTCAATAGGAGGGACTCGATTTTTAATGTTGTGCA GGCTGTGGGATATAATCAAAGATTTTCTGCTCTATAATATTATTCCTG CCTTTATAATTGAAAGATTGAAGCAGATTG TTGAGATTCTAGCACCAAGAACAACAATTGGAATTTCATTTATGATTGGTCTTGTCATTTATAAGTGGCGTAGACGACATTTGTCAGCGTACGATGGCATTGAAAAGTTTCTACAAAGTCAAAACAATCTCATACCAATTAGATATGCATATTCAGATATTAAGAAGatgtctaaagactttaaaattaaattagGTGAAGGAGGATTTGGCTCTGTATATAAAGGAACGCTTTGTAGTGGTCATTTTGTGGCAATAAAGATGTTGGGAAAATCCAAAAATAGTAGTTGGCAAGACTTTATTAATGAAGTTTCTACTATTGGAAGGATTCACCATGTCAATGTTGTGCGACTAGTAGGTTTTTGTGTGGAAGGTTCAAAGCGTGCTCTTGTATATGAATACATGCCCAATGGATCTTTGAATAACCATATTTTTTTGATAGACCAAGAAATAAATAATTCCTTATGCGACGGAAAAATATTTGATATCTCACTTGGAATTGCTCGCGGTATTGAGTATCTTCACCAAGGATGTGATATGCAAATTTTGCATTTTGATATTAAACCTCACAACATTCTTTTGGATGAAAATTTTATTCCCAAGATTTCAGACTTTGGTCTAGCAAGATTATGCCCTTTGGAGAATAGCATTGTGTCTTTAACTGCAGTTAGAGGAACCACTGGATACATAGCTCCAgaattattttacaaaaacaTTGGAGGAGTCTCCCACAAAGCAGATGTATATAGTTTTGGAATGTTGTTGATAGAAATGGCTAGTAGAAGGAAAAACTTGAACACACAAGCAGAGCATTCAAGCCAAATCTATTTTCCTTTATGGGTGTATGACCATGTCAAGAAAGAACGGATGATAGAACAAGAAGACATTACAAATGAGGAACATGAAGAAGAAATAACAAAAAAGATGATTGTGGTTGCATTATGGTGTATACAATTGAAGCCTTGTGATCGCCCTTCCATGAGCAAAGTCATAGAGATGTTAGAGGGTGATGTTGAATGTTTAGAAATGCCTCCAAAGCCTTGCTTGTATCCACAAGAATCTTATAATAACGCCGAGGCTACCACTGAAGATACATGA